The DNA region CGACAAGATTCTGGCACATTATCATACAAGAAGATGCATGAAAGGTGCACATCATGATCAGAAATGGTAAAGAGCAACAATTCTGGTTTGTTTCATTTATATGGTCTCAATACAACTCATTTGCGCTAATTTTACCACGAGagatgagaaaagaaaaataaaagaaataggGGGGAGGGACCAGGTAAACTAAGCTAAAGTTTGTGATCAAGTTACATCCACATTCTGCAGTATCAACTTCTGCAATATCAACATAAGGGCCTCTATTGGATAGACATCATAAGGACACACAGTTAATTCACAGCTTCTTTAATAGACCAAAAACCAATTAATTGTTTTCCCAGGCACGAGAATGAAAATAAGTCATAGCTTATGATAGGTGAGGTAACCAACATTTTAAGCCCTCAGTTTTCAACCTATACCATAAATAGCCCAAAGCCAAATGCTTGAAGATGCAATGGCCACCTGTTGTCATAAATATGATTCCACCGCAAAACACTGACATCAACAGTAGGAGATACAAACATATTTGACATGATCATATCTAGCCCGAGCTGAATTGAAGACATTAAATACTACCGTAATTTAATAATTTCTCACCCTTTGTGCtaatcaaatgaaaaaaaaattagtatctTTTGGAGTGTAGTCGAAGTAGTTACTTAAATTGCTGGATTCCAAACACAAACTTTTTAagtcaaataattttttccttaaaaataataggtattttgaatttttgttacGAAAAAGGCACTGGGGATGGATCAGCCATTTCGTTGTGAATCAAACTGAAAATGAATAGCAAGTAAAAAAAGTCAGGTTTTCTATATTGACAGCCATTAGAGGGGAACAGAATATAGTTCATCAGCAGTCATCTTTTTATAAAACATCTGTTAGATAAAAGTCAATTAAGTATTGAATTTGTGCATTTTAGGTATAGCTTACCTCATCGGCTTCAAGACTAAACTGCAACATTTGACTTTGTAATATTGCTATTTCTCCTTCAAGTTTCTCTTTCTGATGTGCCTCATCTTCCAACATCCTATGAAGTTTTAAGATGTCTGACTTTCCTAATGCCTATCACAGTAAACACATCCATCTAAGTAAACTAATCCAGGTACCAACGAGATGGAGAAAGAACGTGCCATGCAAGTGATAAATATAATATTGAGGCACAAAAACCTACCTCTGACTTTTTTAGCTCAGCAACTTGAATCTTCAAATTATTCACCTCCCCTTCAGCAGCTTTTCTTAAAAGAGTCTCCTTTTGTAGATTTCTTTTCAGATCAGCCAGTTCCTCAGCAGACACCTCAGGAATCTAGGAGACAACAATTCAAGTGAGCTTAACACAACTAATGCTTGTTTGGGGAAAATCCCCAATCAATAAGTGAGCATATTTAACAATTGAATATTTAGCTATTATAAAGTTTAGCTACAAAAATCATTATCCTGATTTTACTTTAGACGAGAGCCGCCTCCCCCAAGTGATATATGTTCTTTATGTTTTCCAGAGGACATGATCTTCTACTCTGTTGTAAGGAACTTCACCTattgtaattaaattaagataatatagtattataaaaattaaaaactactaCCTCTCCACTTGACTTCATATGAGGTTCCTCATTCTTTCGAAGATTCATCACCATCTTCTCTTCAAGCTTCTTAATTGATTCCATATAGTCTTTCTGATATTTTGCTCTTTCCTTCTGTGAAGTAAAATGGGCTAACAAGTATCAGTACATATCACCGGGAAATCAACCACGTGTTTTGCTAACTGAATTTCAGTAAGTTACTGAAGTCAAGCTACCCATATCAAATCATCTTACCCTCACATGCAAGAAACCGAGAATATCATCTCAAATGCAAGTAAGATGCGGTACTATGCAGTATGCATACACTATTAGAAACTATGTACTAGATGGAAGTGTCAAAAAAACCCACACAAACTGAAATATATATCacatatataaaaatttatacaGAACCAACCTCCAATGAATCCATGTAGTTTTTTTCAGTCTCAGATATCTGATGTTGTGCTTCGGTGGCTAACCTTTTTATCTCATCCTCAAATGCCTTCTGCTGCCTTTCATGTTCCATAATGAGTTTATCTAATTCTATTTCTAGCCTTCTAGATAAGCTTTTGTAATCAAATTCCTCCTTTAGCTTTACCATGTTTTCCACCTTCATAGCCTACAAGATTCAGCATCTTAGTTGTTAATTTTCGAAGAGGAAAACTCCGATATTTCTTATGCGATAATGATTACAAACAAAAGAAACTATAGTGGAGAACATAGCAGTAGGCCTGCCATTGGTTCTCCTAAACTCCAACACTGAATTACCTAAATTTTGGAAATACGTAACAGATGAGAGATTTCCACTCCTCATTcctatttattaaaaaaaaatagttcgCTAAACTAATTATGGAAGCAGAATAAAatctacaaaattaaaaaataataagcaAAAGACAATCAGAGAAAAAATCAATCTGATCCGTAACCTTTTTACAGACTGAGATCAGACTCAACATCCAACATTAATGATGGTAACAAGACACCCAGTAATTTCTTATTCTACGCAATACCCTCATGAAAAAATCAGCAATGCCACTAAAATATAAGGGTAAAGGCTTTCTTAAATAATCTCACTTTAGTCCTTGATGTGTGTTTATCATTCTCACAAGTGCAGTATGCTAAATATTGATACACGATACCACCTTTTTTTGTATGGTTTGGTTCACCCTTTTATTAATGTAGAGAGCTAAAATGAGGCTATTTCAGAAATAAGGAGCCAAAATGAGGCGTTTTAAAAATCAGGAGCTAAAATCAAATATTGACAAATTTACAGGAACTAAAAACATGCTACCcaaaatataattataaaacAGGAGGTCAATCCAaccaacaaaaacaacaaagggAAATTCAGCAGCTACAATAATCAAACAAGTATAATCAAACAAGTAGAGGGAGAAAAAAGAAAGTAAACTACTGAATTTGGAGCCCACCCTCTGTCCAAACATTATAGTACTGGCAGTCTCTCCCCTATGCCGCGGAGAGGGTCCAATAGTAATGACCAGTGAAGTTCTTGCTGTGCCTGTCAAATTTTAGATGTCAGGAAAAACATACTGCACCAATTTTATTCATTAAGATTAAAGATGCTTGAAAATTTCAACAAAATATGTAATCTTAGAATAACATCTCTACTCTAGATGAGATGATTTATCTATGAATTTTTTAACTAAATTTCCCTATAATATCGATGATTATTAAAAACATGTTGACTTCAGAGACATTCAGCACAAAAACTTTAAGATTTATCTAATAAATATATGCAAGCACTCTTCCTAAAATAACTTATGCTTCATCGTGTACTTTCTATGTGCCAAACAGGTTTCCATTCCTTTATACCTATGTCAGTATCCCTTATATAACATACCATCATTTTGATTCTGGCGTTTTATAGTAAAAAAAGCTAAGCCAATAAACGAAAAAGGGAGGCACATTCTTATACTCACTGAATCTTACCTCCAAATGAATCACGTAACAATCTAGTAAGCTTTGAGTCACGAAATGGAACATGCGCACTGTTCTCCGCAAGTGCATTGATACACTTCCCCAACGCACTCAAGGACAGATTGATAGATTTGGCTTCTTCTAATGTATGTCCTTCACTGCCTATTAAGCAACGAATAATGAAACGATCTCATTAAGTAGAGCATGGATGTTGTACCAAGCAAGACAACCTTGACTTCCAGAGTAATAGGTTTGGGGCAATATGATGATTTTATCAGCTCAATTTTTAAATGTcattcaagttttattttgacAAGAATCCATATTTGGTTTTCAAGCATCTCACTGAAACCCAGATAactttttcacatttttatgaCAATAAAACTAGAAAATACCAGAgtcagaaatgaaatatatttctaTCTTGGGAATCCAACATTTGCCTTGATCATGGAAGACTAACTTAGTTTAGCCCAGCACTTAGAAAGATTCCGTTGCCTCAAAGCATTTGTATATTAAGATTTATAAAATATAGGGAGAAAGATGGGCGATGAATATCAAATTTTTCCTCAAAGCAAAGCCTATGATCACACAAAACCACTAAAAACATATGAATATGTTGAGATCACAAAAGCAACTTTATTAGTATACTAACCTGACTTATCAATTCGCTCTGAACCAGCAAGATCTACAACAACCAACTTGGCTTTCCGAATGACAGGAGGCTTTAATGATTTAACCATGTGCGGATGATTGCCATTTTCACTTGAAACAGTGGGATCTCTTCCCTTGACGGATCTCTTGACATGAACCTATTGTATCAAAGGTATATTCAATCATCCAATAAGATTTAAAATAGAAATATTAAACACTTAAAACAATAACTCATAAGACATGAACATGAGCACCATAAAAGAGATACACAAATTCATTCACCATCAGAATAGCATGACTTCGAGAAGATTCTGTATTCAGTTTTGTATTTGCAGCAAAGCGGTGAGCTTCTCCTAATCTTAGTAGTTCTAGAAAACTCTGCTGGTCCCTAATCTCAACTAGGCTAGCTCCGGGTAGCGAAACATCACCAGTTTTGGGATCTTCTACGATGGTGATATTATCATTGGCCGGGTCAAGCAGATCTTGTATAGTTTCCATATAAAGCTGAACATGGACATTAAGAAACATTATATTAACATATGGAGCCTGAATGTAGTTTgccaaaaaaattaacaaatactTTAAAATATTGGATATatatgaataaataaaaatgttatatatatagTCCGAAACAGTGAAACAAAATCAGAAAGACAAAACAAAATTGGTTTTATTGCTAACTACCTGCAAATATGAGACCGAGACAGAATCAGTTTCCAAAGAAACATCTGCAAAAATATCCTCCATAGCTCGCACCATTATTCCACGTGCAGCTGTATCTTCCTCCCCAAGTCGTCCAAGAGTATAAGTTTTACCAGTACCAGTTTGCCCATATGCCATAACTGTCCCATTGTAGCCATCCAGCACACTCTGCAGAGACAGAACCAGAAAATATTGACAAGGGAGGCGAAAATTTAACACATCAAGTAAAGTCaataataaataattgaaataggcatataacatatttttttttggggggggggggggtggggAATATAACATTTGAATactattatattaatttttttctcaggGTCTAGGGTCTGTCTCTGAAAGTAAGGCACTTAATAATAGAAAGTTCTGCCGTAAGAAAGAGCACGGCGGTGTTAGCATAAAATTTGTGGTTGCCCTTGTTTTAATGAATAGTCTTTCAGATTTCCTTTTGATGAGAAACATGCACCAAAATAAATGTAAAGTCTtctgtgttaattttttttatagaaaatcCATACTTATGAACCTATAAGACTAAGTAGGGAAATTCTAAGCAAGAAGCACACGATCAACCTACATCACTTCGATCAAACTAGCTTTTAATACATGAATTCCTGAAAGCATATTTGATCATTTTGTAATTAAAAATCCTGAAACCACTTGTTCCTGCACCCTCAACTCACATATCAACAAACTTGATTATCA from Lotus japonicus ecotype B-129 chromosome 2, LjGifu_v1.2 includes:
- the LOC130741105 gene encoding kinesin-like protein KIN-UA codes for the protein MATSHGGGGGGNGYRNGTHSQSHRTSFKPANVKSKPTQRRSSTGSSNSNGKDHAAVPGRVRVAVRLRPRNAEELLADADFADCVELQPELKRLKLRKNNWDADTYEFDEVLTEFSSQKRVYEVVARPVVESVLDGYNGTVMAYGQTGTGKTYTLGRLGEEDTAARGIMVRAMEDIFADVSLETDSVSVSYLQLYMETIQDLLDPANDNITIVEDPKTGDVSLPGASLVEIRDQQSFLELLRLGEAHRFAANTKLNTESSRSHAILMVHVKRSVKGRDPTVSSENGNHPHMVKSLKPPVIRKAKLVVVDLAGSERIDKSGSEGHTLEEAKSINLSLSALGKCINALAENSAHVPFRDSKLTRLLRDSFGGTARTSLVITIGPSPRHRGETASTIMFGQRAMKVENMVKLKEEFDYKSLSRRLEIELDKLIMEHERQQKAFEDEIKRLATEAQHQISETEKNYMDSLEKERAKYQKDYMESIKKLEEKMVMNLRKNEEPHMKSSGEIPEVSAEELADLKRNLQKETLLRKAAEGEVNNLKIQVAELKKSEALGKSDILKLHRMLEDEAHQKEKLEGEIAILQSQMLQFSLEADETRRQLDKGGFEKEVGCHDSPTSQVKHQQQASGNGEKPSIAKLFEQVGLQKILSLLEAEDADVRVHAVKVVANLAAEETNQGKIVEAGGLTSLLTLLKTSQDETIHRVAAGAIANLAMNESNQELIMAQGGISLLSMTAANAEDPQTLRMVAGAIANLCGNDKLRTKLRGEGGIKALLGMIRCRHPDVHAQVARGIANFAKCESRASSQGTKSGRSFLIEDGALPWIVQNANNEASSIRRHTELALCHLAQHEVNARDMIREGALWELDRIARDCSREDIKTLAHRTLVSSPTFQAEMRRLRVNY